Within SAR324 cluster bacterium, the genomic segment AGTTAAATGTCTAAAAATTATCAACAAGTCGCGCTAGTTACAGGGGCTGCCAGAGGGATAGGTGAAGCAACTGTTGAGAGGTTTATCAAAGAGGGAATAAACGTAGTTGCAACCGATATTTTGCCGGAAATTAAACATTTAAATAAAACCAATGTCATTTCCCTTATGCATGATGTTTCGAAAGCTGAGTCCTGGGCCTCCATCCTTGAAGATGTTAAAAGCCGATTTGGAAGATTGGATATCTTGGTGAACAATGCTGGGATAGGAACCCTGCCTGATGTTGAAGAAGAGGAGGAGACAGGTTGGATGGAAATGCTCGATATTAATGCAAAATCGATTTGGTTAGGCATCAAGGCAGTGATCCCTTTAATGAGATTTAATAAAAGTGGTTCCATTGTAAATGTTTCGAGTATCTTTGGGGCATCAGGTGGTTTTGGGAAATCTGCAGCATACCACGCTAGCAAGGGTGTAGTAAGTGCGGTGACCAGAAATGCGGCAATTCGTTATGCTCCAGAAAATATTCGGGTCAATGCGGTTAGTCCAGGATTTGTAAAGGTGGCAAGGGAGGAAAAAACTATTGAGAAAGCTGGCGATGAAATGTCTCAAGAAATTTTGTTTCGCACTCCTATGAAAAGATGGGCTGAACCCTCCGAAATAGCTTCTGCTATCAATTTTCTAGCTGGAAAAGACGCGACTTATATAACTGGTGTAGAGTTGTTTGTTGATGGTGGTTGGATGGCTACGTGAGCAAATTAAACTTAATCTCAAAAGGCTTCCATGAAAGCTGCAGTACTCCACCAGTACGACCCAGAACTTAGAAGAACCGAGCTGGTCATCTATCAAGAGATTCCAGATCCGGATCCTCCGACTGGAGATGAAGTTTTGGTTCACATCAGGGCTGCAGGGGTTTGCCGCACTGACCTGCATATGATCACAGGTCGTGATCTAGGAATGCCACTCGCTTCATTGCCACATATTTTAGGACATGAGAATGCAGGGGTCGTAAAAGCTATTGGCGGAGATGTTCAAGGTTTTGAGATTGGTGACAAGGTACTCTGTTATCCTTTTCAGTCTAATGGAGATAGTCTAGCAGAACGGTATGGGATTGATTCACAAGCAATTGTGAGAATAACACCTGGAATTAACGCCAGTGGAGGTTTTTGTGAATTCATCAAATTTCCTCAACGCTCACTTATCAAAGTGGGAAAAGATGCCAATCTGAATGAGTTGGCTCCTTTAGGGGATGCAGGTTTGACTGCATATGGAGCTGTGAGAAAATTGATGGGTCATATACGCCCTCAGGATAATGTCGTGGTAATTGGAATTGGAGGGGTAGGCCATCTAGGTGCCCAGTTACTGTCACGCTTGACCCCAGGAAAAATCTTTGCCGTAGATCCTCGAAAATCTGCCCGTGATTTGGCAAACAAAACAGGTATTGAAAATTGTTTCGAATCGCTTGAAGAACTCGAATTTCTTAAAAAAGAAGAGGACTCGGGTGTTCGAGCGATTATTGATTTTTTTGGAGATGAGAGAATACCAAATCAAGCTTTGCAGTTGCTGGCGAACCAAGGCCGCTATGTTGCTGTGGGTACGGGTGGTGAGGTACGGGTTTCTACCGCAGAATTAGTAGCCAGGGAAATTAGTATTGTGGGGAGTTTTGTTGGGACTTTTACTGATTTAGTGGAAATTACAAATCTGACTGAGCGAGGAGAACTAATAAGTGAGGTTTTGACTTATCCGCTTTCAGATGCAAACCGTGCACTGCGGGACCTCGCTCAGGGTAAGGTCACTGGCCGAGCTGTGTTAATCCCTGAATAAATGATTCCGACTCATAGGACCAGATCAATCGTTAACTTCCAGTTTTTAAAAAAATTAAGCGTGGGATCCCACAAGTTGATGGTGTCCATAGGATTTTTGTTTTTGTGAAGTTTTTGAAGCTTGGTAAAGCGTGTCTCTTTGTTCCGGGAGCCTCCCTGCTTCAACAATGATATTTTCCATCCATTCAGGAAGCATTTCCTGGCCATGCACTGTTCCTGCAGCCCTGGTAATGCTCTCGTTCATAAGAGTTCCTCCAAGATCGTTGACTCCTGCATTGAGACAATGCTTAACTCCTTCTGGCCCCATTTTTACCCAAGAAGCTTGAATATTTTGAATGTGAGGATGCAAGACCAGTCTAGCAACAGCATGGATCAGCACAGCCTCACGAAATGTCGGACCCTTTCTGGCTTTTCCCTTCAGATAAATCGGTGACTCCATATGTACAAAAGGCAGTGGCACAAATTCAGTGAATCCACCCGTTCTGCACTGTAACTGTTTAATTCTCAGTAGATGCCTAGCGATATGTTTTGGCTCTTCAACATGTCCAAACATGATCGTTGCAGTAGTTCTGAAGCCTGCCTCGTGAGCAAGCCTCATCACTTCCAGCCATTCACCTGTCGTCAGTTTGTCTGGGCAAATCAGTCTTCTGACTTCGTCATCTAGAATTTCCGCAGCAGTTCCAGGTAAGGTCCCAAGTCCTGCTTTTTTAAGTTCAAAAAGAAAATCAGAGACTTTTAGATCTAATGTCTTTGCACCCTGGCTGACCTCAAGTGGAGAGAATGCGTGAATATGAATGTCAGGCAATTCGTTCTTGATAGCTTTACAGATATCCAGGTAAGTCTTCCCAGTATAACTTGGGTGAATTCCCCCCTGCAGGCAAACTTCGGTAGCCCCACGATCCCAAGCTTCTTTTGAGCGTTGTACGATTTCGGTTAGATCCAGATTGTAAGGTTTCCCACGCAGGTTCTCAGACATTTTCCCCTTGGAAAATGCACAAAATCCGCATCGGAAATAGCATACGTTAGTGTAGTTGATATTGCGGTTAACAACGTAGGTAATCGTTTTTCCACAGACCTTTTTGCGTAAATCATCCGCGGCCTGACAAACCTGAAAAAAGTCCTCACCTCGAACATTTAGTAGTTGAGCGACTTCACTCTCATCTGCTTCACAGTCACTTGTTATTTTTTCAAGTATCTGGGCAATGGGAGTATTTTGACCTTTGGTAAATTGTAAAGAGACTCTTTGCGGAATGTTGGGCAAATTGTCTTGGCCTGCAAACCAGTTGTCTGCTCTGGCAAATCCTTGTTGGTCAACAAGCTCTCGGAGCCTTGGGAGAACCTTGGGATCCACCCATGGTTCTTGATTGACTGTGAAGGCTGGATAGATGGCTAATCGCTCTGTTAGGCACTTTCCAAGACTAGTCATCATTTCAGATAAATTCTCCAATTCTGGCCAAGGTGCTTCAGGATTCACATGATCCGGAGTCAATGGAGATATTCCTCCCCAGTCATTGATGCCTGCATCCAAGATCTTTTCGAGATGGTCTGCATTCAGGTTTGGAGGTGTTTGTATATTCATTTCAGGGCCAAACAAAATCCTGGCAATTGCAACCGTCCAGAGAACTTCCTCGAGTTCGGGTTCAGGATGATATTGCATCGGAGTTCCAGGCTTAGCCTTGAAATTTTGTATGATGATTTCTTGAATGTGTCCGTATTTTTCCTGCAATTCCCGAAGCGCTAACAAAGCCTCAACTCTCTCTAGTCGGTTTTCTCCAATACCGATTAAAATTCCTGAGGTAAATGGGATGTTGAGCTCCCCTGCTTGCTTGATCATCTCAAGACGAACTTCAGGAATTTTATCTGGGGAACCATAGTGCGCAGCCCCTTTTTTCAATAGGCGATTAGATATGCTCTCCAGCATTAATCCTTGTGAAACTGATACCTCTTTCAACTTGGCCAATTCTGACACCGACATTACCCCAGCGTTTATATGTGGAAGTAATGAGGTCGATTCCAAAACCATTTTTGAAATCTCTGCAAGGTAAGAGATCGTAGATTCGTGTCCAAGCTCTTGAAGCTCTTTCCTGCATTTCTGGTAGCGCATTTCAGGCTTGTCACCCAGCGTAAAAAGAGCTTCTTTACAACCAAGTTTTTCACCCTCCTGAGCTAACTTCAGAACCTCATCAGGTCTCATAAAACAAGACTGATTATTTATTGGCTCCCTTGAAAACGTACAGTAGTGACAAACATCTCTGCAAAGTTTGGTCAAGGGAATAAATACTTTTTTGGAGAAAGAAATGACCTTTCCATGCTGCTGATCTCTGAGCTGAGTGGCTATTCTTAAAAGGGAATCCAACTCGTAATGTTGGACCCAATTAAGAGCTTCTTCAGGTTCAGGTCTTCTATTTCGAAACTGATCTATTTCTGAAACTTTCATAATTTAGAAGGTGGCTGCAATGATTAATCAGGATAGAGAGCTTTAATATAAATATTTGTACTAAAAAGTATCAGAATTTTTAGTTAACTAATTCTGATATTTTTGAGATTTTAGAGTGCAAGATTTCTCAAGTATGATTTGCAAAAAAATATTCAGATAGCTCGGGGTGTACAAATGTTTCTCACAGAAAAAGAATTGATTTCATCATGAAATCAACCTAAAAACCTTCCGAGAGCCTTAAATCTTTTACATATAAATTTTCAGTGCTCAAAATAATTGATTAGTCATAGAAGAACAATCCGTTGTTATTTGCAATCAACATTTTATGCTGACTCATTAATATCATTTAGCCTAGGAAATTAGTTCGGATGATGGGTTACACAGAAAGCAACCATTTGACCTTTAAAAAACTCTTTGGGGCCTACGGGGTCTATATGGCTCTGTTGATTTTGTTGATCGTTGCCAGTTTCATAACACCAGATCTCTTTGACGAAGAGACACTGGCAGTTTTGTTCAGGCAGTCGGCTCAATTGGGCATTATCGCAATTGGGCAGACCATGGTGATGCTGGTCGCAGGGTTGGATCTTTCTGTTGGTGGTGTGATCGTTATGACTTCGATGGTTGTTGCAGAAGTGAGTAACGGGCGCGATGAGTTAATTCCGCTCTCAATTCTTGTTGCCCTGATCTTAGGGGCGTTGATTGGACTGGGTAATGGCTTGCTGATCACTAAGAGAAAAGTACCCCCGCTGGTAGCCACACTAGTAATGCTGTTTTTGGTGCAAGGAGCACAGCAAGCATTCACTAGAGGAGTACCAAGTGGCTTTGTCCCAGAAGCCCTTGGAATCGTAAACCAGTCTTGGGGATTTTTATCCATCCCTTTGATGGTTTGGTTTGTACTAAACGCAGTTTTCTTAGTTTTGTTGAGGATGACACCTTTTGGGCGTCGAATCTACGCTGTTGGAAGCAATGCAGATGCTGCCAGGCTTTCAGGCCTATCAGTCCATAGGATAAAAATTGCTGTCTATATTTTAGCAAGTTGTCTTGCAGTGATTTCTGGAGTGATCCTCACGGGCTATGTCGGTTATGTGGATAGATTCATTGCGACCGGACTAGATCTGGATTCTGTGGCAGCCGCAGTCGTGGGGGGTACTGCTTTCTATGGAGGCAAAGGAGGCTTGCTCGGGACAATAGCTGGGGTCTTAATCATACAAATTCTAAGTACAATGGTGGTTCTTCTGGGGTTAGATGCTCAAACACAATTCATCATTAAAGGTTTAGTAATTCTTGCAGCTGTCAGCTTGTATGGGTTGGCCCAAAAACAGGCTTAACCTCAGATCGGTCTAAAGCACTTAGATTCAATACCAACCAAAATTCGGAACCAAAGCTTTGAAAGACGACCAATTAATTCTAGAGATGAATAACATCTCGAAGTCATTTAGCGGAGTGAAAGCACTAGATGATGTGTCAATAAGCTGCAAAAAGGGAAGTGTTCATGCGTTGGTAGGTGAAAATGGAGCTGGGAAATCTACCTTGATCAAAATCCTCTCTGGGGCTCAGCGGTCAGACAAAGGCACAATCTGTTTCAAAGGTAAAAACTATGAGAGTTTCTCAACTCGTGAGGCTCTGAGCTTCGGAATCAGTGTGATCTATCAGGAGTTGGCACTTGTTTCAGAAATGAATGTAGTAGAAAACATTTTTTTGGGTCGAGAAATTAGGACGACTGTTGGAATCATTGATTCAGCTAGAATGAGGAAGGAGGCGAATAGGCTACTTGAACAGATGGGCATAAAGATTAATGTGAATCGTGAAGTAGGACAGCTGAGCGTTGCTTACCAACAAATGGTCGAGATTTCCAAAGCACTATCAAGAAATGCAGATTTGATTGTGATGGATGAGCCTTCAGCAATTTTGGCAGGTCACGAACTAGAACAATTGTTCAGGATTATTCAGTCGCTGAAAGATAGTGGGGTAACAATCATTTATATTTCCCACCGATTGGAAGAGGTTTTTCGAATAGCTGATGAGGTCACAGTTCTCAAAGATGGGCAACACGTGGTTACAAGATCCATGGAGGGTTTCTCTAGGGCTGAACTTGTCAGTGTGATGGTTGGAAGAAAATTGGAAGAAGTATTCCCCCAGTCCGCAAATAAAGCTGGAGAATGCGTACTGGAAGCCCATGGAATTTCAACAGATACGATCCTTCAAAAGGTAAATCTGAAACTCCACAGAGGGGAAATTGTGGGGTTGGCTGGAATGGTTGGATCAGGCAGAACAGAATTAGCCAGGGCGCTATTCGGTGCTGATAAACTAATTTCAGGTGAAATTAAATTAATGGGAAAACGAGTTGAATTCAGTTCACCGGCTGATGCGATCCGAAAAAAAATTTCTCTTGTACCAGAAGATCGCAAGCAACAGGGATTATTTACTGCGCTTCCTATCAAAAACAACATCACCCTGCCGATATTGAAAAAAATTTCAAATTGGTTTTTGTTGAATCGCAAAATGGAAAGTGCCTTAGTTGAATCTTCAAAGAAGCAGCTATCAATTTCTATGGCTTCGGAGCATCTAGATGTTCAGTTCTTGAGTGGTGGAAACCAACAAAAAGTCGTATTGGCAAAATGGCTACATACCAAGCCAGAAGTAATCATCATGGATGAACCAACTAGGGGAGTTGATGTTGGAGCTAAGTTTGAGATCTATCAGTTGATGCGCCGACTTACTGAAGAGGGTATCGCAATTTTGATGATTTCCTCTGAACTTCCTGAAATTCTTGGATTGAGTGACCGAATTCTTGTTATGTCTGAAGGGAGAATTGTTGTTGAATTGGAACATGCCGAAGCTTCTGAGGAGAAAATTATTGAGTACGCGACGATGGGCGAATCAAAAGCAGCCTGAAAGATGAGAATGAAATGACACCTAAAAGTAATTTTCTTCAGAAACATTCTTTGATTCTAGTAGTTTACAGTCTTGTTTTTGTGCTGATCACTGTGGGTTCAATTTATTCTGAACATTTTTTGACTCTTCGTAATTTAACCAATGTTCTTCGGCAAGCAGCTTATTTGGGTACGGCTGCTCTCGGAGAGATGTTAGTAATTTTGACGGCGGGTATTGATCTGTCGATTGGTTCACTTGTCAAATTAAGCGTTCTGGTTTCTGCAATTTTGATGGATGGGAACCCAGATAATGTAATGATGGCAGTAGGATTGACGCTTGCTCTTGGGCTAGGTGTGGGACTCCTTCATGCCTTTTTGATCAATGAATTAAATCTCTCCCCGTTTGTTGTAACTTTTGCCTCCCTATTCATTCTCCAGGGAATTTCTCTGACCATCACAACCAAGCCAATAGGTCGTTCAAGCAAGGACTTTTTACTTCTCTACAGTCAAAAATTTTTAGAGGTTCCCATAATTGTCTATTTCTTTGGCTTGGTTACATTACTGGTCGCGTTTCTGCTGAATATGACGGTGTTTGGAAAGCATGTATACGCCGTAGGTGGAAACCTCACCGTTGCTGAACTCTCTGGGATCCCAGTAAAAAAAATTCGTTATGGAGTTTATGGGATTTGCAGTTTGATGGCTGCAGTTACAGGTTTGCTGTGGTTAATGAGAATGGGGGTGGGGGACCCAGTGATTGGGAAAGAACTAGAACTTAATGCGATTATCGCCGTTGTGATTGGAGGAACT encodes:
- a CDS encoding sugar ABC transporter ATP-binding protein, which encodes MKDDQLILEMNNISKSFSGVKALDDVSISCKKGSVHALVGENGAGKSTLIKILSGAQRSDKGTICFKGKNYESFSTREALSFGISVIYQELALVSEMNVVENIFLGREIRTTVGIIDSARMRKEANRLLEQMGIKINVNREVGQLSVAYQQMVEISKALSRNADLIVMDEPSAILAGHELEQLFRIIQSLKDSGVTIIYISHRLEEVFRIADEVTVLKDGQHVVTRSMEGFSRAELVSVMVGRKLEEVFPQSANKAGECVLEAHGISTDTILQKVNLKLHRGEIVGLAGMVGSGRTELARALFGADKLISGEIKLMGKRVEFSSPADAIRKKISLVPEDRKQQGLFTALPIKNNITLPILKKISNWFLLNRKMESALVESSKKQLSISMASEHLDVQFLSGGNQQKVVLAKWLHTKPEVIIMDEPTRGVDVGAKFEIYQLMRRLTEEGIAILMISSELPEILGLSDRILVMSEGRIVVELEHAEASEEKIIEYATMGESKAA
- a CDS encoding ABC transporter permease → MTPKSNFLQKHSLILVVYSLVFVLITVGSIYSEHFLTLRNLTNVLRQAAYLGTAALGEMLVILTAGIDLSIGSLVKLSVLVSAILMDGNPDNVMMAVGLTLALGLGVGLLHAFLINELNLSPFVVTFASLFILQGISLTITTKPIGRSSKDFLLLYSQKFLEVPIIVYFFGLVTLLVAFLLNMTVFGKHVYAVGGNLTVAELSGIPVKKIRYGVYGICSLMAAVTGLLWLMRMGVGDPVIGKELELNAIIAVVIGGTSLFGGRGTVTGVIGGVLLLTFTDNLLVVLGVNQFVSGLVKGLIFVAAVALYKPSESFQRATA
- a CDS encoding ABC transporter permease, encoding MMGYTESNHLTFKKLFGAYGVYMALLILLIVASFITPDLFDEETLAVLFRQSAQLGIIAIGQTMVMLVAGLDLSVGGVIVMTSMVVAEVSNGRDELIPLSILVALILGALIGLGNGLLITKRKVPPLVATLVMLFLVQGAQQAFTRGVPSGFVPEALGIVNQSWGFLSIPLMVWFVLNAVFLVLLRMTPFGRRIYAVGSNADAARLSGLSVHRIKIAVYILASCLAVISGVILTGYVGYVDRFIATGLDLDSVAAAVVGGTAFYGGKGGLLGTIAGVLIIQILSTMVVLLGLDAQTQFIIKGLVILAAVSLYGLAQKQA
- a CDS encoding alcohol dehydrogenase catalytic domain-containing protein, with the translated sequence MKAAVLHQYDPELRRTELVIYQEIPDPDPPTGDEVLVHIRAAGVCRTDLHMITGRDLGMPLASLPHILGHENAGVVKAIGGDVQGFEIGDKVLCYPFQSNGDSLAERYGIDSQAIVRITPGINASGGFCEFIKFPQRSLIKVGKDANLNELAPLGDAGLTAYGAVRKLMGHIRPQDNVVVIGIGGVGHLGAQLLSRLTPGKIFAVDPRKSARDLANKTGIENCFESLEELEFLKKEEDSGVRAIIDFFGDERIPNQALQLLANQGRYVAVGTGGEVRVSTAELVAREISIVGSFVGTFTDLVEITNLTERGELISEVLTYPLSDANRALRDLAQGKVTGRAVLIPE
- the cofH gene encoding 5-amino-6-(D-ribitylamino)uracil--L-tyrosine 4-hydroxyphenyl transferase CofH, which codes for MKVSEIDQFRNRRPEPEEALNWVQHYELDSLLRIATQLRDQQHGKVISFSKKVFIPLTKLCRDVCHYCTFSREPINNQSCFMRPDEVLKLAQEGEKLGCKEALFTLGDKPEMRYQKCRKELQELGHESTISYLAEISKMVLESTSLLPHINAGVMSVSELAKLKEVSVSQGLMLESISNRLLKKGAAHYGSPDKIPEVRLEMIKQAGELNIPFTSGILIGIGENRLERVEALLALRELQEKYGHIQEIIIQNFKAKPGTPMQYHPEPELEEVLWTVAIARILFGPEMNIQTPPNLNADHLEKILDAGINDWGGISPLTPDHVNPEAPWPELENLSEMMTSLGKCLTERLAIYPAFTVNQEPWVDPKVLPRLRELVDQQGFARADNWFAGQDNLPNIPQRVSLQFTKGQNTPIAQILEKITSDCEADESEVAQLLNVRGEDFFQVCQAADDLRKKVCGKTITYVVNRNINYTNVCYFRCGFCAFSKGKMSENLRGKPYNLDLTEIVQRSKEAWDRGATEVCLQGGIHPSYTGKTYLDICKAIKNELPDIHIHAFSPLEVSQGAKTLDLKVSDFLFELKKAGLGTLPGTAAEILDDEVRRLICPDKLTTGEWLEVMRLAHEAGFRTTATIMFGHVEEPKHIARHLLRIKQLQCRTGGFTEFVPLPFVHMESPIYLKGKARKGPTFREAVLIHAVARLVLHPHIQNIQASWVKMGPEGVKHCLNAGVNDLGGTLMNESITRAAGTVHGQEMLPEWMENIIVEAGRLPEQRDTLYQASKTSQKQKSYGHHQLVGSHA
- a CDS encoding SDR family NAD(P)-dependent oxidoreductase, which gives rise to MSKNYQQVALVTGAARGIGEATVERFIKEGINVVATDILPEIKHLNKTNVISLMHDVSKAESWASILEDVKSRFGRLDILVNNAGIGTLPDVEEEEETGWMEMLDINAKSIWLGIKAVIPLMRFNKSGSIVNVSSIFGASGGFGKSAAYHASKGVVSAVTRNAAIRYAPENIRVNAVSPGFVKVAREEKTIEKAGDEMSQEILFRTPMKRWAEPSEIASAINFLAGKDATYITGVELFVDGGWMAT